One part of the Musa acuminata AAA Group cultivar baxijiao chromosome BXJ1-5, Cavendish_Baxijiao_AAA, whole genome shotgun sequence genome encodes these proteins:
- the LOC135673864 gene encoding uncharacterized protein LOC135673864 codes for MRRTANMGFSSVIRRVLSPRLPSPWRSLHEGPDTIDELLDRHLVKKSPKDNDEDDELAAQRRLTSTRREALSLYRDVLRASRFFAWSDARGVPWREVLRENARREFEEARFERDPEVVTRLLIGGRDAVQKALDKLVEGSKKRVEAEEQQRRDGGGR; via the coding sequence ATGAGAAGGACAGCGAACATGGGTTTCTCTTCCGTGATCCGGCGCGTACTTTCGCCAAGACTTCCATCCCCTTGGCGATCGCTCCACGAAGGGCCCGACACGATTGACGAGCTCCTCGACCGCCACCTCGTCAAGAAGAGCCCCAAGGACAACGACGAGGACGACGAGCTCGCGGCCCAGCGGAGGCTCACGAGCACGCGGCGGGAGGCGCTGTCCCTCTACCGCGACGTCCTCCGGGCCTCTCGCTTCTTCGCCTGGTCGGATGCTCGCGGCGTCCCCTGGCGAGAGGTCCTCCGGGAGAACGCCCGCCGCGAGTTCGAGGAGGCGCGCTTCGAGCGCGATCCAGAGGTCGTCACCCGGCTGCTCATCGGCGGCCGCGACGCGGTCCAGAAGGCCCTGGACAAGCTCGTCGAAGGCAGCAAGAAGAGGGTCGAGGCGGAGGAGCAGCAGCGAAGGGATGGCGGCGGGAGATGA
- the LOC135673866 gene encoding uncharacterized protein LOC135673866, with protein sequence MSGSAFNAFKARVPIEWSPRLYITLVRGLPGTRHLHRRTLDAMRLRRCHRTVAHRNTPSLLGMLNQVKRLVVVETEAMFNSRKQQQEEHRALRPPIVVSHSPPPTTSSAADSAK encoded by the exons ATGAGCGGGAGCGCGTTCAATGCGTTCAAGGCGCGGGTGCCGATCGAGTGGAGCCCGAGGCTATACATCACGCTGGTGCGCGGCCTCCCTGGCACCCGCCACCTCCACCGCCGCACCCTTGACGCGATGCGCCTCCGCCGCTGCCACCGTACCGTTGCTCACCGCAACACCCCCTCCCTCCTCGGCATGCTCAACCAG GTGAAGCGGTTGGTGGTTGTGGAGACGGAGGCGATGTTCAACTCCAGGAAGCAACAACAAGAGGAGCACCGAGCCTTGCGGCCACCCATCGTCGTCAGCCATTCCCCTCCTCCCACTACCTCTTCCGCAGCCGATTCTGCTAAGTAG
- the LOC135673863 gene encoding uncharacterized protein LOC135673863, with protein sequence MEKEAGLVAPKKKKVSMIPAKMVPPLPSATPEARKPAVVRSVTRDEIDKYWMTRRMIEEDHLLAAEKAAARIRAKALKEEDYRRFEESLKEMLNSAEEDEDGKEGDDEELQIGIKDWWTKSKFAYLNQPAIESMGENATPKRPTSTYIPQHICFLDVSAAAQLYNSSSSFGFGGFLNQQCRMSTR encoded by the exons ATGGAGAAGGAAGCAGGTTTGGtggcaccaaagaagaagaaggtttcGATGATCCCCGCGAAGATGGTGCCGCCGCTGCCATCGGCAACGCCGGAAGCAAGAAAGCCGGCCGTCGTCAGGAGCGTGACGCGAGACGAGATCGATAAGTACTGGATGACGAGACGAATGATCGAAGAGGATCACCTCCTCGCGGCCGAGAAGGCGGCTGCAAGGATCAGAGCCAAGGCTCTCAAG GAGGAGGACTACCGGCGATTCGAGGAATCGCTGAAGGAGATGTTGAACAGTGCTGAAGAGGACGAGGATGGCAAGGAAGGAGACGACGAGGAGCTGCAGATAGGCATCAAGGACTG GTGGACCAAAAGCAAGTTCGCGTATCTGAACCAGCCGGCCATCGAATCCATGGGGGAGAACGCAACACCAAAGCGTCCGACTTCCACGTACATTCCGCAACACATCTGCTTCCTCGACGTCTCTGCTGCTGCCCAACTCTAcaattcatcatcatcatttggaTTTGGGGGTTTTCTAAATCAGCAATGTCGGATGTCTACGAGATAG